The Herminiimonas arsenitoxidans genome window below encodes:
- a CDS encoding PD-(D/E)XK nuclease family protein: MLHSAVLIPPSAAFWDDAACALLQSDLLARAEHASVKDLSSVRVVVSTFAHIQLLKTALGKQLDGAFIPPVITSLSEYIRLLPPQTGAAVTAPSERLMSLYATLRQHAWLKKLFSARRNTDLLPLAEILLALSDELTQAMLPALNVSPDAADTRWQAALEQLSPVARNLLSDETQLVWTIWKSQLDASDAIVTRFAQMMRLVQQARLPLFWISPVEPDAMEQAFLDAYSEQRAVVLMTLDWQAHHINSTYAAAWSEMLADETVDAALPTATPAGLYLYAAQNLEAEAKAGAQTIIDWLQQGKANIAIVAQDRVVARRIRALLERAQVIVADETGWKLSTTRAAAALASWLELVAARAETIGLLDFLKSPFVFAHVEDKADLVMASEMALRRANVLGGWDAVTDALTAIPAAQKMMRLLAQQSSAFSKAKTLHEWIAAIQQTLDVLGMRAALQADGAGAQVIQLLQDIAQDCEQVGHTFSFAEWRAFINLQLEATAFVQLNRDKRVVMLPLNGARLRSFDAVLMVGADAEHLPSQPAETLFFANVVRRELGLATRESRQRQQLRDVTELLSANDCVVLSWQAHKNGEPNPVSPWIERLQLSLARAGLPALAEHDVQIAPRHLLPLPATMPAPSASALSPKKLSASGYNSLVACPYQFFATRMLGLSGIDELSDMPEKRDYGDWLHQILAMFHTQLHEHAVVDRAALLREISDQVFGQALDKSAAALGYYARWQKAMPAYLEWLTEREAQGWNFVLGEEKFEKILRWQDGEIILHGRVDRMDENASGERIVLDYKSTNQTALRDKLKQGEDHQLPFYGLLSDVPLAAALYIPLEATKDKIKEVESTEYETWQQTLSAQITNTMSAIAHDAPLSATGPESVCQYCDVRGLCRKGAW, from the coding sequence ATGCTGCATAGCGCCGTACTGATTCCACCTTCCGCTGCCTTTTGGGATGATGCCGCGTGCGCATTGCTGCAAAGCGATTTGCTGGCGCGCGCCGAACATGCGTCGGTCAAGGATCTATCGTCAGTGCGCGTGGTGGTGTCGACTTTTGCACATATACAGTTGTTGAAGACGGCATTGGGCAAGCAACTCGATGGTGCGTTCATTCCGCCAGTCATCACTTCGCTATCTGAATATATACGGCTATTGCCACCGCAAACTGGTGCGGCAGTTACCGCGCCTAGTGAGCGCTTGATGTCCTTGTATGCGACTTTGCGCCAGCATGCGTGGCTCAAAAAACTATTCAGCGCGCGTCGCAATACGGATTTGCTGCCGCTGGCGGAAATTCTGTTGGCACTTTCCGATGAATTGACACAGGCGATGTTGCCAGCGTTGAATGTGTCGCCGGATGCTGCTGATACGCGCTGGCAGGCAGCGTTAGAGCAATTGTCGCCGGTTGCGCGCAATCTGTTGTCGGATGAAACGCAACTGGTGTGGACTATCTGGAAGAGTCAGCTCGATGCCAGCGATGCAATCGTGACGCGCTTCGCGCAGATGATGCGTCTGGTGCAGCAAGCGCGGTTGCCCTTGTTCTGGATCAGTCCGGTCGAGCCGGATGCGATGGAGCAAGCCTTCCTCGATGCGTACAGCGAACAGCGCGCGGTCGTATTGATGACACTGGATTGGCAGGCTCATCATATTAATAGTACTTACGCTGCTGCATGGTCGGAGATGTTGGCGGATGAAACGGTAGACGCTGCCTTGCCAACGGCGACGCCAGCAGGTTTGTACTTATATGCAGCGCAGAATCTGGAAGCGGAAGCCAAGGCCGGTGCACAAACCATTATCGATTGGCTGCAGCAAGGCAAAGCCAATATCGCCATCGTGGCGCAGGATCGCGTAGTCGCACGTCGCATACGCGCCTTGCTCGAACGTGCGCAAGTAATAGTTGCCGATGAAACCGGTTGGAAATTATCGACTACGCGTGCAGCAGCGGCGCTGGCATCCTGGCTGGAGTTGGTTGCGGCACGGGCCGAGACAATAGGCTTGCTGGATTTTTTGAAGTCGCCATTCGTTTTTGCCCATGTAGAAGACAAAGCCGATCTGGTGATGGCAAGCGAGATGGCTTTGCGACGTGCGAATGTGTTGGGTGGTTGGGATGCAGTCACTGATGCCTTGACTGCCATTCCTGCTGCGCAAAAGATGATGCGCTTGTTGGCACAACAATCCTCCGCATTTAGTAAAGCCAAAACTCTGCACGAATGGATAGCAGCAATTCAGCAAACTCTAGATGTATTGGGCATGCGCGCAGCCTTGCAAGCAGATGGCGCTGGTGCGCAAGTGATTCAATTGCTGCAGGATATTGCGCAGGATTGCGAGCAGGTCGGACATACATTTTCATTTGCCGAATGGCGCGCATTTATCAACCTGCAATTGGAAGCAACTGCCTTCGTACAGCTTAATCGCGACAAACGCGTCGTAATGTTGCCGCTGAACGGTGCACGTTTGCGCAGCTTCGATGCTGTGTTGATGGTTGGTGCAGATGCTGAACATCTACCGTCGCAGCCTGCAGAAACCTTGTTCTTTGCCAATGTCGTGCGTCGTGAACTAGGACTGGCAACGCGTGAAAGTCGTCAACGTCAGCAATTGCGCGATGTGACGGAATTGTTGTCGGCCAATGATTGCGTCGTGTTGTCGTGGCAGGCGCATAAGAATGGTGAGCCGAATCCGGTCAGTCCATGGATAGAACGTTTGCAACTCAGCTTGGCGCGTGCCGGTTTGCCTGCATTGGCTGAGCATGATGTGCAGATTGCGCCGCGGCATTTGTTGCCGTTGCCAGCGACAATGCCGGCACCGAGTGCATCTGCGCTGTCGCCCAAGAAACTTTCCGCCAGCGGTTATAACAGTCTGGTCGCTTGTCCTTATCAATTTTTCGCTACGCGTATGTTGGGTTTGTCTGGTATCGATGAGTTATCTGATATGCCGGAAAAACGCGACTACGGTGATTGGCTGCATCAAATCCTTGCCATGTTCCATACGCAACTGCATGAGCATGCCGTTGTAGATAGAGCGGCATTGCTGCGCGAGATTTCTGATCAGGTATTCGGACAAGCGCTCGATAAAAGCGCAGCAGCACTCGGCTATTACGCGCGTTGGCAAAAAGCGATGCCAGCCTATCTGGAATGGCTGACAGAACGCGAAGCGCAGGGCTGGAATTTCGTTCTTGGCGAAGAAAAATTCGAGAAGATATTGCGTTGGCAAGATGGCGAAATCATCTTGCACGGTCGCGTCGATCGCATGGATGAAAATGCATCTGGCGAACGCATCGTGCTGGATTACAAAAGCACGAATCAAACTGCATTGCGTGACAAGCTCAAGCAAGGCGAAGATCATCAACTGCCGTTCTACGGTTTGCTCTCTGATGTACCGCTGGCTGCTGCCTTGTACATTCCACTGGAAGCAACGAAGGACAAGATCAAGGAAGTGGAATCCACCGAATATGAAACCTGGCAGCAGACCTTGAGCGCACAGATTACAAACACGATGAGTGCGATTGCACATGATGCACCGTTGTCTGCTACCGGACCAGAATCCGTTTGCCAATACTGCGATGTGCGTGGACTCTGCCGCAAGGGAGCATGGTGA
- the trxA gene encoding thioredoxin TrxA gives MSENIKHITDASFDTDVLKSDKPVLVDFWAEWCGPCKMIAPILEDVAKEYAGKIQITKMDVDANQAIPAKFGIRGIPTLILFKNGVPAAQKVGALAKGQLTAFIDSNI, from the coding sequence ATGAGCGAAAACATCAAACATATTACCGATGCGTCTTTTGATACAGACGTACTGAAATCCGACAAACCAGTTCTGGTCGACTTCTGGGCAGAGTGGTGCGGTCCGTGCAAAATGATTGCACCGATCCTGGAAGATGTTGCCAAGGAATACGCAGGCAAAATCCAGATCACAAAAATGGACGTCGATGCCAATCAAGCAATCCCGGCAAAATTCGGTATTCGCGGCATTCCAACCTTGATTTTGTTCAAGAATGGCGTACCAGCAGCGCAAAAAGTAGGCGCACTGGCAAAAGGTCAATTGACCGCCTTCATCGACAGCAACATTTAA
- the rho gene encoding transcription termination factor Rho has protein sequence MHLSELKALHVSALLEMAIGLDIDNAARLRKQELMFAILKKRAKSGEQIFGDGALEVLPDGFGFLRSPDASYMASTDDIYISPSQIRRFNLHTGDSIEGEVRTPKDGERYFALVKVDKVNGEPPEASKHRILFENLTPLHPNKPLLLERDMRGEENITGRVIDLIAPIGKGQRGLLVASPKSGKSVILQHIAHAITTNHPDVVMIVLLIDERPEEVTEMQRSVRGEVVASTFDEPATRHVQVAEMVLEKAKRLVEMKKDVVILLDSITRLARAYNTVIPASGKVLTGGVDANALQRPKRFFGAARNVEEGGSLTIIATALIETGSRMDDVIFEEFKGTGNMEVHLERRLAEKRVYPAINLNKSGTRREELLIKPDQLQKIWVLRKLLYGMDEIEAMEFILDKMKSTKNNAEFFDMMRRGNS, from the coding sequence ATGCATTTATCCGAATTAAAGGCGTTACACGTCTCCGCCCTGCTAGAAATGGCAATTGGCCTGGACATCGACAACGCAGCGCGCTTGCGCAAACAAGAACTGATGTTCGCGATTCTCAAGAAACGCGCGAAATCAGGAGAACAAATTTTTGGCGATGGCGCCCTCGAAGTATTGCCTGACGGCTTTGGCTTCTTGCGCTCGCCCGACGCCAGCTACATGGCGTCCACCGACGACATTTATATTTCGCCGTCGCAGATCCGCCGCTTCAATCTGCACACTGGTGACTCGATCGAAGGTGAAGTCCGCACGCCTAAAGATGGCGAACGCTACTTTGCATTGGTCAAGGTTGACAAGGTCAACGGCGAACCGCCGGAAGCATCGAAACACCGCATTCTGTTTGAAAATCTGACGCCGTTGCATCCGAACAAGCCTTTGCTGCTTGAACGTGACATGCGTGGCGAAGAAAACATCACCGGCCGCGTCATCGATTTGATCGCGCCTATCGGTAAAGGCCAACGCGGCTTGCTGGTAGCTTCGCCTAAGTCAGGTAAGTCCGTCATCCTGCAACACATCGCACATGCGATTACCACCAATCATCCTGATGTCGTCATGATCGTGTTGCTGATCGACGAACGTCCGGAAGAAGTGACCGAGATGCAGCGTTCGGTACGCGGCGAAGTCGTTGCTTCCACTTTTGACGAACCAGCTACACGCCACGTGCAAGTTGCTGAAATGGTGCTGGAAAAAGCCAAGCGTCTGGTCGAAATGAAAAAAGACGTCGTGATTCTGCTCGACTCAATCACTCGTCTGGCACGCGCCTACAACACTGTGATCCCAGCATCCGGCAAAGTACTGACCGGCGGTGTCGATGCCAACGCATTGCAACGCCCGAAACGTTTCTTCGGTGCGGCACGTAACGTTGAAGAAGGCGGTTCGCTAACCATCATCGCTACCGCGCTGATCGAAACCGGCAGCCGTATGGATGACGTGATCTTTGAAGAATTCAAAGGTACAGGCAATATGGAAGTACATCTCGAACGCCGTCTGGCCGAGAAGCGCGTCTATCCTGCAATCAACCTGAACAAATCCGGCACACGTCGTGAAGAATTGCTGATCAAACCAGACCAGCTGCAAAAAATCTGGGTACTGCGCAAATTGCTGTACGGCATGGACGAAATCGAAGCGATGGAATTCATCCTCGACAAGATGAAGTCGACCAAAAACAACGCAGAATTCTTCGACATGATGCGCCGCGGCAATTCCTGA
- a CDS encoding trimeric intracellular cation channel family protein, whose translation MSTLLQVVEACGIVAFACSGFVEARRKEMDLVGVFIVAFITAFGGGTLRDMLLDRRPLFWVEHQEYAILVFILALIAGPFLPHLRSAVAEKTIVVADAFGLGLFSAVGTSLALEAQMPIFICVMMGVTTGIFGGILRDVLCNQIPMVFRRGQLYATCSFIGCWVYMGLEWLSVSSAVALISSIVVTSALRLLAVRWDWKLPG comes from the coding sequence ATGAGTACGCTGCTGCAGGTCGTTGAGGCATGCGGCATAGTCGCATTTGCCTGCTCCGGCTTCGTCGAGGCGCGGCGCAAAGAAATGGACTTGGTTGGCGTCTTTATTGTTGCTTTTATTACAGCATTTGGCGGCGGTACCCTGCGCGATATGTTGCTGGATCGACGCCCCTTGTTTTGGGTAGAGCATCAGGAATATGCCATTCTTGTCTTTATTCTGGCTCTGATAGCCGGGCCATTTCTCCCGCATTTGCGTTCGGCTGTGGCGGAAAAAACGATTGTTGTTGCCGATGCTTTCGGTTTGGGTTTGTTCAGCGCAGTTGGTACTTCATTGGCGCTGGAAGCGCAGATGCCGATTTTTATCTGTGTGATGATGGGCGTGACGACCGGGATTTTCGGCGGCATCTTGCGCGATGTGTTGTGCAATCAAATCCCCATGGTGTTCCGGCGTGGGCAGCTTTATGCAACTTGTTCATTCATCGGATGCTGGGTTTATATGGGGCTGGAGTGGCTGAGTGTATCGTCAGCGGTGGCCTTGATTTCAAGCATTGTCGTGACTTCGGCATTGCGCCTGTTGGCGGTTAGATGGGATTGGAAGTTGCCGGGTTGA
- a CDS encoding type B 50S ribosomal protein L31, which produces MKEGIHPDYRNVVFQDMSNDFKFITRSTIQTRETIEFEGATYPLVKIEVSSESHPFYTGKHKIVDTAGRVDKFRKKFGTVGSKTSVAE; this is translated from the coding sequence ATGAAAGAAGGCATACACCCAGATTATCGTAACGTCGTGTTCCAAGACATGTCGAACGATTTCAAATTCATTACCCGTTCGACCATTCAAACTCGTGAAACCATCGAATTTGAAGGCGCAACATACCCACTGGTAAAGATCGAGGTTTCCTCGGAATCGCATCCGTTCTACACCGGCAAACACAAAATCGTTGATACCGCAGGTCGCGTGGATAAATTCCGCAAGAAGTTCGGTACCGTCGGTTCAAAAACATCTGTGGCAGAATAA
- a CDS encoding ArnT family glycosyltransferase, protein MKPVRLPASATLALPRGALFALCLLYILPGLLGRDPWKPDDAAGFGIMWTMAHGSLADWLAPNIAGLPMFEEGPLAFWLGAICIKLFGWLLGDPMAARIAPICFFLLGSLAVWYTTYLLGRRTEAQPHKLAFGGQPEPKDFGRTLADGALLIYLGCLGLLVHSHGTTSEALQVSLVACALYATTRLFEKNTLRRTIVLGLALAALALTRGWVVPLALWLGIISLASVRDRALLPRLILIVLPLAAAITGSWIWANQLVQSGSKATDVWMAWNYRQISAPSWSTAQYFFKNAVWFAWPAWPFAIWAVYAWRRQHAALHITLPLTFFAALLVLAFLNSHAEEASLLPLLPMLAILAAFGLPTMKRGAINAVDWFSVMMLTTCAAFIWLGWIAKQTGWPAQLAKNAFKIAPGFKPEFGLFAFLVAAAASAAWIWIVYWRISRRPSVLWRAVVLSSGGIILCWLLLMTLWLPWGNYIKSYVSVAKQIEIALPTVKRCVATNVGPAQRASFAYFGEVEFAQAGEKNCDYLLLQDSYRGNDAAQFITRSNQQWQLIWHGRRPADRDERFRLYQRIYNTQTEQKQ, encoded by the coding sequence ATGAAGCCAGTCCGCCTCCCCGCCTCCGCTACGCTTGCACTCCCGCGCGGGGCGTTGTTCGCACTGTGTTTGTTATACATCCTGCCCGGCCTGCTTGGTCGTGATCCGTGGAAACCGGACGACGCTGCCGGCTTCGGCATCATGTGGACGATGGCGCATGGCTCACTAGCCGATTGGCTGGCTCCCAATATCGCTGGTTTGCCGATGTTCGAAGAAGGCCCGCTGGCATTCTGGCTCGGTGCGATTTGCATCAAATTATTCGGCTGGCTATTAGGCGACCCGATGGCCGCACGCATTGCGCCGATCTGTTTCTTCCTGCTAGGCTCGCTCGCGGTGTGGTACACCACTTACCTGTTAGGCCGCCGTACTGAGGCACAACCGCACAAACTCGCATTCGGCGGACAACCTGAACCAAAAGACTTCGGCCGCACATTGGCCGATGGCGCATTGCTGATTTATCTGGGCTGCCTTGGTTTGCTGGTACACAGTCACGGCACGACCTCTGAAGCATTACAGGTGTCGCTGGTTGCCTGCGCCTTATACGCCACGACGCGTTTGTTTGAAAAAAACACCTTACGTCGCACCATCGTTTTAGGTCTTGCCCTAGCTGCATTGGCGCTGACGCGCGGTTGGGTTGTTCCGCTCGCATTGTGGCTAGGCATCATTAGCCTTGCATCCGTACGCGATCGCGCCCTGTTACCGCGCTTGATACTGATCGTGCTGCCATTAGCTGCGGCCATTACAGGTTCATGGATATGGGCCAATCAACTGGTGCAATCTGGCAGTAAAGCAACTGATGTATGGATGGCGTGGAATTATCGCCAGATCAGCGCACCATCATGGTCCACCGCACAATATTTCTTTAAGAACGCCGTCTGGTTTGCATGGCCGGCATGGCCCTTCGCCATCTGGGCCGTGTATGCATGGCGCAGACAACATGCAGCACTACACATTACGCTGCCACTGACCTTTTTTGCTGCGTTGTTGGTGCTCGCCTTCTTGAACTCTCATGCAGAAGAAGCCAGCCTGTTGCCGCTACTGCCTATGCTCGCGATTCTCGCCGCATTCGGTTTGCCAACAATGAAACGTGGTGCCATCAATGCAGTCGATTGGTTCTCGGTCATGATGTTGACCACGTGCGCCGCCTTCATCTGGCTGGGCTGGATCGCCAAACAAACCGGCTGGCCGGCACAACTGGCCAAGAACGCATTCAAGATCGCGCCTGGCTTCAAACCTGAGTTTGGCCTATTCGCCTTCCTCGTTGCCGCTGCCGCATCAGCAGCCTGGATCTGGATCGTGTACTGGCGCATCTCGCGTCGCCCTTCCGTTTTGTGGCGCGCAGTTGTACTGTCTTCAGGTGGGATTATCTTGTGCTGGCTGCTGCTCATGACGCTGTGGCTGCCATGGGGCAATTACATCAAGAGCTACGTCAGCGTTGCCAAACAAATCGAGATCGCATTACCAACCGTCAAACGTTGCGTCGCAACGAACGTCGGCCCTGCACAACGCGCATCGTTTGCCTACTTTGGCGAAGTCGAGTTTGCGCAAGCTGGCGAGAAAAATTGTGATTATTTGTTGCTACAAGATAGCTACCGCGGCAACGATGCAGCACAGTTCATCACACGCTCCAACCAGCAATGGCAATTGATCTGGCACGGCCGCCGCCCAGCTGATCGCGACGAACGCTTCCGTCTTTATCAACGTATCTACAATACGCAAACCGAACAGAAGCAATAA
- a CDS encoding PqiC family protein has translation MRASINRGLIVAIGLALTACASAPVRYYTLVAPLQETSSAPAVPFLIDLQSVGVPVQVDQPQLLVRQANGGITQLDNERWVAPLADELRTALSAELTQKLGTQDIAGLPSPINKPVLRIKVEVRRFDSLPGQYAVINADWSLAMTGDKNVTRLYCSSRLREPVPGDYSSLVRGHQKAIASLATQISEAARSLTSAQGGICPKSS, from the coding sequence ATGAGAGCTTCCATCAATAGAGGCCTGATAGTCGCCATCGGTCTGGCATTGACTGCGTGCGCTTCGGCACCAGTGCGCTATTACACCTTGGTCGCACCACTGCAAGAAACAAGCTCGGCACCGGCAGTTCCTTTTTTGATCGATCTGCAATCAGTAGGTGTACCGGTGCAAGTGGATCAGCCGCAACTGCTGGTACGTCAAGCTAACGGTGGCATTACACAGCTCGACAATGAGCGATGGGTCGCGCCGTTAGCTGATGAGTTGCGTACAGCATTGTCCGCGGAACTGACGCAGAAACTAGGCACGCAAGACATCGCCGGTTTGCCGTCGCCAATTAACAAACCGGTGTTGCGTATCAAGGTTGAGGTACGTCGTTTCGATTCTTTGCCTGGGCAATATGCTGTGATCAATGCCGATTGGAGTTTGGCGATGACGGGCGACAAAAACGTTACTCGACTATATTGCAGCAGCCGTTTGCGTGAGCCTGTACCAGGCGACTATTCCAGTCTGGTACGAGGGCATCAAAAAGCCATCGCAAGCTTGGCAACACAAATCAGTGAGGCTGCGCGCAGTTTGACGTCTGCACAGGGTGGTATATGCCCGAAATCAAGCTAA
- a CDS encoding PqiB family protein, whose translation MNNTSDKQENKPEAPALRDPQIRKPRWRVPLVWLVPLVAALIGLSMIVHTWLSTGPQITIQFQSAAGLEAGKTLVKYKDVAIGTVAAINLNEDQSQVLVVINLEKSAENFARADTRFWVVRPRVGAGGVSGIDTLLSGAYIGVDKGKDTETQKSFIGLEIPPTVISGTLGKTFSLHSDSLGSLDIGSPVYFRHIQVGRIASYKLDDNGGGVGMQVFVDAPYDRFVMTETRFWNASGLDVSLGANGLNLKTQSLATVIAGGIAFETPAVVNNTTPANDKTRFVLAIDQQTAMAPPDGAALRLQMRFEQPLRGLAVNAPVEFRGMTMGRVTAINLDYNPVKKLFPVIVDVEVYPDRLASVRDKFPMQKGNQEQQVANIMRGMVEHGLRAQARTGNVLTGQLYITLDFIPNVAKVDFDVNAKPLQIPTVAGDFDKLQEQIASIVAKIDKVPFDKISQHLDQSLITLDKTLKQLNGGVLPQVEGTLREAQQTFNTANSALAEDGPLQENLGKTLTEVQRSARSLRTLTDLLGRNPEALIRGRPSETIPAAIPDANRNGYTEESPR comes from the coding sequence ATGAACAACACATCTGACAAACAAGAAAATAAGCCGGAAGCGCCTGCGTTACGCGATCCACAAATTAGAAAACCGCGCTGGCGTGTGCCTCTGGTTTGGCTAGTCCCTTTGGTCGCTGCATTGATTGGGCTATCCATGATTGTCCACACGTGGTTATCGACCGGGCCACAGATCACGATTCAATTCCAAAGTGCTGCAGGTCTGGAGGCAGGAAAAACTTTGGTGAAATACAAGGATGTAGCGATCGGTACGGTTGCTGCGATTAATTTGAATGAAGACCAGTCCCAGGTTCTGGTTGTCATTAATCTGGAAAAAAGTGCGGAGAATTTTGCACGTGCCGATACACGCTTTTGGGTTGTGCGACCACGTGTTGGTGCTGGCGGTGTATCGGGTATCGATACCTTGTTATCTGGTGCGTATATCGGTGTTGATAAAGGCAAGGACACTGAGACTCAGAAAAGTTTTATCGGCCTGGAAATTCCCCCTACAGTCATTAGCGGAACACTGGGTAAAACTTTCTCGTTGCATAGCGATAGTTTGGGATCGTTGGATATCGGTTCGCCGGTTTATTTCCGTCACATTCAAGTAGGACGGATCGCTTCCTACAAATTAGACGACAACGGTGGCGGTGTGGGCATGCAAGTATTCGTCGATGCACCCTATGATCGCTTCGTGATGACAGAGACGCGCTTTTGGAATGCGAGTGGTTTGGATGTGTCGCTGGGTGCAAATGGTTTGAATTTAAAAACACAGTCACTTGCAACCGTGATTGCAGGTGGTATTGCTTTTGAAACGCCAGCTGTTGTCAACAACACGACTCCAGCTAATGACAAAACGCGTTTTGTTCTGGCGATAGACCAGCAAACAGCAATGGCACCACCGGATGGTGCAGCTCTGCGTTTGCAAATGCGTTTTGAACAGCCTTTGCGTGGATTGGCTGTGAATGCTCCCGTCGAATTTCGCGGTATGACGATGGGACGTGTGACAGCGATTAATCTGGACTACAACCCGGTGAAAAAACTTTTCCCCGTGATTGTGGATGTGGAAGTCTATCCGGATCGTTTAGCATCGGTCCGCGATAAATTCCCTATGCAAAAGGGCAATCAAGAGCAGCAAGTTGCGAATATCATGCGCGGCATGGTTGAGCATGGTTTGCGCGCGCAAGCACGCACCGGCAATGTGCTGACCGGGCAGTTGTACATTACGCTCGACTTCATACCCAACGTAGCCAAGGTGGATTTCGACGTCAATGCGAAGCCTCTACAGATACCTACTGTTGCGGGTGATTTTGACAAGCTGCAAGAACAGATCGCCAGCATCGTCGCCAAGATAGACAAGGTCCCATTCGATAAAATCAGTCAGCACCTGGATCAGAGTCTGATTACCTTGGATAAAACGCTGAAGCAGCTCAACGGCGGTGTGTTGCCGCAAGTTGAAGGTACCCTGCGTGAAGCACAGCAAACATTCAATACCGCGAACAGCGCGCTGGCTGAAGATGGACCGCTGCAAGAAAATTTGGGCAAGACATTAACGGAAGTACAGCGCTCGGCACGTTCATTGCGCACGCTCACTGACTTGTTGGGGCGCAACCCGGAAGCACTGATCCGTGGCAGACCTTCAGAGACAATACCTGCAGCCATTCCCGATGCAAACCGAAACGGATATACAGAGGAGTCACCACGATGA
- a CDS encoding paraquat-inducible protein A codes for MSVPPRARELGVIGCHSCGLVCEDKQDASIACPRCGTTLHRRKVNSITRAWAFLLAGLIFYVPANILPVMYTSMLGSGGDSTIMSGVVEFWHSGSWDIALIIFIASVAVPCTKFLVLGFLLVTTGRHSQWAKRRRARLYRMVEFIGYWSMLDVVVVALVTALVQFNALSHTEARIGICFFGLTVIFTMLSAMSFDPRLIWDSESDHEQHI; via the coding sequence ATGAGCGTACCTCCACGCGCGCGCGAACTGGGTGTGATTGGATGCCACAGCTGCGGCTTGGTCTGCGAGGACAAGCAAGATGCGTCCATCGCCTGCCCACGTTGCGGAACGACATTGCATCGACGAAAAGTAAATAGCATTACACGCGCCTGGGCATTTCTGTTGGCGGGACTTATTTTTTATGTGCCGGCCAATATCTTGCCGGTGATGTACACCAGCATGCTGGGCAGCGGTGGCGACAGTACTATCATGAGCGGTGTTGTGGAATTCTGGCACTCGGGATCTTGGGATATTGCCTTGATTATTTTTATCGCCAGCGTGGCGGTGCCGTGTACTAAATTTTTGGTGCTCGGATTTTTGCTGGTGACAACTGGCCGACATAGCCAGTGGGCCAAGCGACGACGTGCTCGGCTTTATCGTATGGTTGAATTTATCGGTTACTGGTCGATGCTCGACGTGGTAGTGGTCGCCCTGGTCACTGCTTTGGTGCAGTTCAACGCCTTGAGCCATACAGAAGCACGAATAGGTATTTGTTTTTTTGGATTGACGGTGATCTTTACCATGCTTTCCGCAATGAGTTTTGACCCCCGCTTGATCTGGGATTCTGAAAGTGACCATGAACAACACATCTGA
- a CDS encoding paraquat-inducible protein A, whose amino-acid sequence MEVFPHQVVCEHCDSVYRRRPLARGEIAHCERCGAVLYRAARLSIDQWLALTVAAAIMFVLSNVYPVIRISLKGLHNEATLWQAVSALAHGAVAPIAVPAAFTFIVVPFLQITLLLWILAYVRLEKYPPGFSLLMKTLNQLRGWSMVEVCMLGVLVAVIKLSNFLDVVVGIGTWALAALNVLIIIIASRNTHWLWELVEQYQTDPAAAHISSQAQDVASRQTP is encoded by the coding sequence ATGGAAGTTTTTCCTCATCAAGTGGTTTGCGAACATTGCGACAGCGTGTACCGGCGACGGCCGCTAGCGCGGGGCGAAATCGCGCATTGTGAGCGTTGTGGCGCGGTTCTTTATCGCGCTGCACGACTCAGTATCGATCAATGGTTGGCGTTGACGGTGGCGGCTGCCATTATGTTTGTATTGAGCAATGTCTATCCCGTTATTCGAATCAGTTTGAAGGGCTTGCATAACGAAGCAACGCTTTGGCAAGCAGTCTCGGCGTTGGCGCATGGTGCGGTCGCGCCGATTGCCGTGCCTGCGGCCTTCACATTCATCGTGGTGCCTTTCTTGCAGATTACCTTGTTACTCTGGATTCTTGCATACGTGCGTCTGGAGAAATATCCACCAGGTTTTTCCTTGTTGATGAAAACGCTCAATCAATTACGTGGATGGAGCATGGTTGAAGTTTGCATGCTCGGCGTGCTGGTGGCAGTCATTAAGCTTTCCAATTTTTTGGATGTCGTTGTGGGCATCGGTACCTGGGCACTGGCAGCCTTGAATGTCTTGATCATTATCATCGCCAGTCGGAATACACATTGGTTGTGGGAGCTGGTTGAGCAGTATCAAACAGATCCTGCTGCGGCACACATATCGAGTCAGGCGCAGGATGTGGCGTCGAGGCAGACTCCATGA